A region of Polyangia bacterium DNA encodes the following proteins:
- a CDS encoding DUF4266 domain-containing protein: MKRFVLLVLAAATLASTAACVVVPQNRRKHLADPMMRFDADALEAHKKQKFYSTREGAAGGDGTPAGGGCGCQ, from the coding sequence ATGAAGCGATTCGTGTTGCTGGTGCTGGCGGCCGCGACGCTGGCGTCGACCGCCGCCTGCGTGGTGGTGCCGCAGAACCGACGCAAGCACCTGGCTGATCCGATGATGCGCTTCGACGCGGACGCGCTGGAGGCGCACAAGAAGCAAAAGTTTTACAGCACCCGGGAAGGCGCCGCGGGCGGCGACGGAACGCCAGCAGGCGGTGGCTGCGGCTGCCAGTGA
- a CDS encoding DUF3570 domain-containing protein — MTVILAAVALLATVTPAAAVGVVPAAEPAPPVYQIESVRVRYTHYVQTGIGYQSAAGPAGAPGSEAATIEQPQAEVVARLGDRLTQRVWVPVDVITAASPDHSRYGKPLDAPVDAVSTASRVNSAESLETSSTYRWSRTTDVSFRAGIHIEEPFESWSFGMGYSRSLAEDNAVIAASVNQVVDWFDRFALDGTRHSRASRSTTNVNLSLTQLLSPTTVAAFSYGGTVQEGTLTNTWNSVLLSDGTRGDERMPRVRQRHALAARLAQWLPWQGALKLYYRAYLDDWGIGAHTVESDLAQRILPFLHVQAVYRFHHQSATRYFTTSGDPMGTGYRTADSDLAGFRAQTIGGAISFDLPMIRWMQDLHADIGYEHYFRSNQLTVDITTCALGLRF; from the coding sequence GTGACGGTGATTCTTGCCGCTGTCGCGCTGCTGGCGACGGTCACACCGGCGGCGGCCGTCGGCGTGGTGCCCGCCGCAGAGCCGGCACCGCCGGTCTATCAGATCGAATCGGTGCGCGTGCGCTACACGCATTACGTGCAGACCGGCATCGGCTATCAATCGGCCGCCGGGCCGGCCGGCGCGCCGGGCTCTGAAGCCGCCACCATCGAACAGCCGCAGGCCGAGGTGGTGGCGCGTCTCGGCGATCGCTTGACCCAGCGGGTGTGGGTTCCGGTCGACGTCATCACCGCCGCCTCGCCCGATCATTCGCGCTATGGCAAGCCGCTGGATGCGCCCGTCGACGCCGTCAGCACCGCCTCGCGCGTCAACAGCGCCGAATCGCTGGAGACGTCGTCGACGTACCGCTGGAGCCGGACCACCGACGTGTCCTTCCGTGCCGGCATCCACATCGAAGAGCCGTTCGAATCGTGGTCGTTCGGGATGGGCTACTCCCGGTCGCTGGCCGAGGACAACGCGGTGATCGCCGCCAGCGTTAACCAGGTGGTCGATTGGTTCGACAGATTCGCCCTGGACGGCACGCGCCACAGCCGGGCCAGCCGATCGACCACCAACGTCAACCTGTCATTGACCCAGCTTTTGTCGCCGACCACCGTGGCGGCGTTCTCGTACGGTGGCACCGTGCAAGAAGGCACGTTGACCAACACCTGGAACAGCGTGCTGCTGTCCGACGGCACCCGCGGCGATGAACGCATGCCGCGCGTGCGGCAGCGCCACGCCCTGGCCGCCCGCCTGGCGCAGTGGCTGCCGTGGCAGGGCGCGCTGAAGCTGTATTACCGCGCGTATCTCGATGACTGGGGCATCGGGGCGCACACCGTCGAGAGCGATCTGGCGCAGCGGATCTTGCCGTTCTTGCACGTGCAGGCCGTCTATCGATTTCACCATCAGTCGGCCACGAGGTACTTCACCACCAGCGGCGATCCGATGGGCACCGGCTATCGCACCGCCGACAGCGATCTGGCTGGGTTCCGGGCCCAGACCATCGGCGGGGCAATTTCCTTCGATCTGCCGATGATTCGCTGGATGCAAGACCTGCACGCCGATATCGGATATGAACACTACTTTCGTTCGAACCAATTGACCGTCGACATCACCACATGCGCTCTGGGTTTGCGTTTCTAG
- a CDS encoding TlpA disulfide reductase family protein — protein MRSGFAFLASLAIALAVSAGCAGGAGRSAAGTPAAASAFTFRDVVLSDLNGRPTRLADAVGHQPALLSFWAPWCDPCVREQPALESLSRQASACGATVVGVAVGETRATINRFVRARRLDFPQLADQDFHLSDALGQRRIPATLVLDADQNVIFTGESLDARAVAALKKTVAGADCSWP, from the coding sequence ATGCGCTCTGGGTTTGCGTTTCTAGCGTCGCTGGCCATCGCGCTGGCCGTGAGCGCCGGCTGTGCGGGCGGCGCCGGGCGCTCCGCGGCGGGCACGCCGGCTGCCGCGTCCGCTTTCACCTTTCGTGATGTGGTGCTGAGCGATCTCAACGGCCGTCCGACCCGGCTGGCGGACGCGGTCGGCCACCAACCGGCGTTGCTCAGCTTCTGGGCGCCGTGGTGCGATCCCTGCGTGCGCGAACAGCCGGCGCTGGAAAGTTTGTCTCGCCAGGCCAGCGCCTGCGGCGCCACCGTCGTCGGTGTGGCCGTCGGCGAGACCCGCGCCACCATCAATCGGTTCGTTCGCGCGCGGCGCCTGGATTTTCCCCAGCTGGCCGATCAGGACTTTCATCTGTCCGACGCTCTCGGCCAGCGGCGCATCCCCGCCACGTTGGTCTTGGACGCTGACCAGAACGTCATCTTCACCGGCGAGAGCCTGGACGCGCGCGCGGTCGCCGCGCTGAAAAAAACCGTCGCCGGCGCCGACTGCTCATGGCCATAG
- a CDS encoding sensor domain-containing diguanylate cyclase has protein sequence MADQDPPQRPPIPLKMRTEEFSVPNPAFLPGPILTLSPEEIARFFVRVRREQDDTERWDVRLDAALREILERANDFVPSESGGILLDDPRAKLAGSPAPRLTFIAAFGPGGENLLGKRVPSDRGFAGQIYRSGRPFPTDALAPEDPMVQAAVGTELRTLIGVPVIVGESICGVLYLANRRSGGSYVPRDKELLRIFAAYMSSSIQNALDAIRARALARVDDLTGLFNSRYFHTRLEDEIVRADRDNSELSMLFIDLDRFKTVNDRFGHLAGSWTLQKVARLLAENAPPAAVLARYGGDEFVVILPGSNLQRAKQTAETLRAIIADTTFFDAASGTSDTTPLPRISASLGVASYREHLAPGGSHQRRENIFLRLADSAMYRAKANGRNRVESAEAEE, from the coding sequence TTGGCCGATCAGGATCCACCGCAGCGGCCGCCGATCCCGCTGAAGATGCGGACCGAGGAGTTCTCGGTTCCGAACCCGGCCTTCCTGCCGGGGCCCATTTTGACGCTGTCTCCCGAGGAGATCGCCCGCTTCTTCGTGCGCGTGCGGCGCGAGCAGGACGACACCGAGCGCTGGGACGTCCGCCTGGACGCTGCTCTGCGGGAGATCCTGGAGCGCGCCAACGACTTCGTGCCGTCAGAATCAGGCGGCATCTTGCTGGACGATCCGCGTGCCAAGCTGGCCGGCTCCCCGGCGCCGCGCCTGACCTTCATCGCCGCCTTCGGTCCGGGCGGTGAGAATCTCCTCGGCAAGCGCGTGCCCAGCGATCGGGGATTCGCCGGGCAGATCTACCGCTCGGGCCGCCCGTTCCCGACCGACGCGCTGGCGCCCGAGGATCCGATGGTGCAGGCGGCGGTCGGCACCGAGCTGCGTACGCTGATCGGCGTGCCGGTCATCGTCGGCGAATCGATCTGCGGCGTGCTGTACCTGGCCAACCGGCGCTCGGGCGGGTCGTACGTGCCGCGCGACAAGGAGCTTTTGCGCATTTTCGCCGCTTACATGTCTTCGTCCATCCAGAACGCGCTGGATGCCATCCGCGCCCGCGCCCTGGCCCGGGTCGACGATCTCACGGGCCTCTTCAACAGCCGCTATTTTCACACCCGGCTGGAAGACGAGATCGTCCGCGCCGATCGCGACAACAGCGAGCTGTCGATGCTGTTCATCGATCTCGATCGGTTCAAGACCGTCAACGATCGCTTCGGCCACCTGGCGGGAAGCTGGACGTTGCAGAAGGTGGCGCGCCTCCTGGCAGAGAACGCGCCGCCCGCCGCGGTGCTGGCCCGTTACGGCGGCGACGAGTTCGTGGTCATCCTGCCGGGATCGAATCTGCAGCGCGCCAAGCAGACCGCCGAGACGCTGCGGGCGATCATCGCCGACACGACCTTCTTCGACGCCGCCTCGGGCACCAGCGACACCACGCCGCTGCCGCGCATCTCGGCGTCGCTCGGCGTGGCGTCGTACCGCGAGCACCTGGCCCCGGGCGGCTCGCACCAGCGACGGGAGAACATCTTCCTGCGCCTGGCCGATTCAGCGATGTACCGGGCCAAGGCCAACGGCCGCAACCGCGTCGAGTCCGCCGAGGCCGAAGAATAA
- a CDS encoding flagellar biosynthesis anti-sigma factor FlgM, which produces MTRAARVDLLRRLVGAGQYQVSPRALATRILLVAGIPALDE; this is translated from the coding sequence ATGACGCGCGCCGCCCGGGTCGATTTGCTGCGCCGCCTGGTCGGCGCCGGTCAATATCAGGTCAGCCCGCGCGCCCTCGCCACCCGCATCTTGCTGGTGGCCGGCATCCCGGCGCTGGACGAGTAG
- the fliA gene encoding RNA polymerase sigma factor FliA yields the protein MAAKKRKKANKARKTSQKELIVRRNEYAAKFFPYIEKVARRLARRLPAHVEIDDLISSGVIGLMEAAERFDPKRVDRFEAFAEFRIRGAMLDDLRSRDTLSRDMRRLSNELRDATRRLEAQLGRTPDQEEIARRLGVGVDELYARQQKLSGSSVVGIDDAGPDLLERTGDQQAADPFEQASRREMLSQLVNGIEDLPEKMQQVLSLYYCENLNLKEIGAVLGVTESRVCQIHGEATKRLRESLDDLATEAAA from the coding sequence ATGGCAGCCAAGAAACGTAAGAAGGCGAACAAAGCGCGCAAGACCAGCCAGAAAGAACTGATCGTGCGCCGCAACGAGTATGCGGCGAAGTTCTTTCCTTACATCGAGAAGGTCGCGCGTCGATTGGCCCGCCGCCTGCCGGCGCACGTGGAGATCGACGATCTGATCTCGTCGGGCGTGATCGGTTTGATGGAGGCCGCCGAGCGTTTCGATCCGAAGCGCGTCGACCGATTCGAGGCCTTCGCCGAGTTCCGCATCCGCGGCGCCATGCTGGATGATCTTCGCTCGCGCGATACGCTGTCACGCGACATGCGCCGGCTGTCGAACGAACTGCGCGACGCCACCCGGCGCCTGGAGGCGCAGCTTGGCCGTACGCCTGACCAGGAGGAGATCGCCCGCCGCCTGGGCGTCGGCGTCGACGAGCTTTACGCGCGCCAGCAGAAGCTGTCTGGCTCGTCGGTGGTGGGTATCGACGACGCCGGTCCCGACTTGCTGGAGCGCACCGGTGATCAACAAGCCGCCGACCCGTTCGAGCAGGCCTCTCGCCGCGAGATGCTGTCACAGCTGGTGAACGGCATCGAGGACCTGCCCGAGAAGATGCAGCAGGTCCTCTCCCTCTACTACTGCGAGAATTTGAACCTGAAAGAGATCGGCGCCGTCCTGGGGGTCACCGAATCGCGTGTCTGCCAGATTCACGGCGAGGCGACCAAGCGCCTGCGCGAATCCCTGGACGATCTGGCCACCGAGGCAGCGGCCTGA
- a CDS encoding sigma-54 dependent transcriptional regulator, with the protein MGKKILLVENDPSIHAGLVRLIKTLGHDAAVLPTGREAIARLAVERFDLCITDLQLPDGQELLQSLRNSFPPVAVVALTSAGTVTEAVAALRAGAADVLVKPFHVSVLEQSLVRLLNAQSTTTSRARQTPGAAVIGDHPAMKLVLDRVDQVADTDASVLIRGETGTGKEVVARLIHGASHRRAAPFVAVNMAAIPDSLAESELFGHVRGAFTGADRARTGRFLSAQRGTLFFDEIGDMPRNLQAKLLRALQEREVTPVGGSESFPIDVRVVAATHRNLEAMIHDGTFREDLFYRLDVIPIEIPPLRDRRQDIPPLAEHFRSEVNSREGRSVPGFALDVMQRLCAYDWPGNVRELENLIDRLVIVAGNRMVQMEDLPAQLRTSVIDLDGGTLDLPTGGVDLRVLLMQLEEKLIGQALERTGGNKNRAAELLGMNRTTLVEKLRRRNVA; encoded by the coding sequence ATGGGTAAGAAGATTCTCCTCGTCGAAAATGACCCCTCGATCCACGCGGGACTGGTGCGCCTCATCAAGACGCTGGGCCACGACGCGGCGGTATTACCGACGGGGCGCGAGGCGATCGCCCGCCTGGCCGTCGAGCGTTTTGATCTGTGCATCACCGACCTGCAATTGCCCGACGGACAAGAGTTGCTGCAGTCCCTGCGCAATTCGTTTCCGCCGGTGGCGGTGGTGGCGTTGACGTCGGCCGGCACGGTGACGGAAGCGGTGGCGGCGTTGCGCGCTGGGGCGGCCGACGTGCTGGTCAAACCCTTTCATGTCTCGGTTCTGGAACAGTCGCTGGTGCGGCTGCTGAACGCCCAATCGACCACCACCAGCCGGGCCCGGCAGACGCCTGGCGCGGCGGTGATCGGCGATCACCCGGCGATGAAATTGGTCCTCGATCGCGTCGACCAGGTGGCCGACACGGATGCCAGCGTGCTGATCCGCGGCGAGACCGGCACCGGCAAGGAAGTGGTGGCTCGCCTGATTCACGGCGCCAGCCACCGTCGGGCAGCGCCCTTCGTCGCCGTGAACATGGCGGCCATTCCTGATTCGCTGGCCGAATCCGAACTGTTCGGGCACGTGCGCGGCGCCTTCACCGGCGCGGATCGCGCGCGCACCGGCCGGTTCCTGTCCGCCCAGCGCGGTACGTTGTTCTTCGACGAGATCGGCGACATGCCGCGCAACCTGCAAGCAAAGCTGTTGCGGGCCCTGCAAGAGCGAGAGGTGACGCCCGTCGGTGGCAGCGAATCGTTTCCCATCGACGTGCGCGTGGTGGCGGCGACCCACCGCAACCTCGAAGCGATGATCCACGACGGCACCTTTCGAGAGGATCTGTTTTATCGCCTGGATGTCATCCCCATCGAGATCCCACCGCTGCGCGATCGGCGCCAGGATATTCCGCCGCTGGCCGAGCACTTTCGCAGCGAGGTGAACTCTCGCGAAGGACGGAGCGTGCCGGGCTTCGCGCTGGACGTCATGCAGCGGCTGTGTGCGTACGACTGGCCGGGCAACGTGCGCGAGCTCGAGAACCTCATCGACCGTCTGGTGATCGTCGCCGGCAACCGCATGGTGCAGATGGAAGACCTTCCGGCCCAGCTGCGCACCAGCGTCATCGATCTGGACGGCGGGACACTGGACTTGCCGACCGGCGGCGTTGATCTGCGGGTGCTGTTGATGCAGCTGGAAGAAAAGCTGATCGGGCAAGCGCTGGAACGCACCGGCGGCAACAAGAACCGCGCCGCTGAACTATTGGGTATGAACCGCACCACCTTGGTGGAAAAACTTCGTCGCCGGAACGTGGCCTGA
- a CDS encoding inositol monophosphatase, producing the protein MRAEVGADGPTLRNPAALLARLRDIHDGIRDAVLAACETTALDRLAAVVGHDAGDTVFAIDRVSEAVLLDRFESLAEDWPCLLVAEGLGSDGRAVLPAGTAVDDVEIVVIVDPIDGTRGLMYQKRPAWILTGVAPYRGRTPMLAEITLALQTEIPLLKQHLADTLWTQAGGGAHAERWNRLTGARTPLHLHPSQATTIAQGFGGLARFFPGARTELSAVDDEVAAQLLGPPRAGVALTYEDQYISTGGQLYELLVGHDRWIADLRPLVEPLLAARGQALGLCCHPYDLCTALIAREAGVIVEDAAGNPVSAPLDVFSPVSWVGYANAAIRAAVGPALRAALAANGMKIGDSR; encoded by the coding sequence GTGCGGGCAGAGGTGGGGGCGGACGGGCCGACGCTGCGCAACCCGGCCGCGCTGCTGGCCCGCCTGCGCGACATTCACGACGGCATTCGCGATGCGGTCCTGGCCGCTTGCGAGACCACCGCGCTGGATCGCCTGGCTGCCGTGGTGGGCCACGACGCCGGCGACACCGTCTTCGCGATCGATCGTGTTTCCGAGGCAGTGTTATTGGACCGGTTCGAATCGCTGGCGGAGGACTGGCCGTGCCTGCTGGTCGCTGAAGGCTTGGGCAGCGACGGCCGCGCCGTGTTGCCGGCTGGGACGGCCGTCGACGACGTGGAGATTGTCGTCATCGTCGATCCGATCGACGGCACGCGAGGCCTGATGTACCAGAAACGGCCGGCGTGGATCCTCACCGGCGTGGCGCCCTATCGGGGACGCACGCCGATGCTGGCAGAGATCACGCTGGCGCTGCAGACAGAGATCCCGCTTCTAAAGCAGCACCTCGCCGACACGCTGTGGACCCAGGCGGGCGGCGGCGCCCACGCCGAGCGCTGGAATCGCCTCACCGGCGCGCGCACGCCGCTTCACTTGCACCCGTCGCAGGCAACCACCATCGCTCAAGGCTTCGGTGGTCTGGCGCGGTTTTTTCCCGGCGCTCGCACCGAGCTTTCCGCTGTCGATGATGAGGTGGCGGCGCAGCTGCTGGGTCCGCCGCGCGCCGGGGTGGCCTTGACCTACGAAGATCAGTACATCTCGACGGGCGGTCAGCTTTACGAATTGCTGGTCGGGCACGATCGCTGGATCGCCGATCTGCGCCCGCTGGTGGAACCGCTGCTGGCGGCGCGCGGGCAGGCGCTGGGGCTGTGCTGCCATCCGTACGATCTGTGCACCGCCCTCATCGCCCGCGAGGCCGGGGTGATCGTCGAAGACGCCGCCGGAAATCCGGTCTCGGCGCCGCTCGATGTGTTCTCGCCCGTATCGTGGGTGGGATACGCCAACGCGGCGATTCGCGCTGCCGTGGGTCCTGCGCTGCGGGCGGCGCTGGCGGCGAACGGGATGAAGATCGGCGACAGCCGGTAA
- the pheA gene encoding prephenate dehydratase — protein sequence MAKEQGPPEQNAELAKMRAQIDGTDDEILRLLNQRAAFVAKVATLKEQLQVPFYVPSRERQIAERLSATNPGPFPTEAIRLVFQEIFSACLSLEKTVRVAYLGPEGSFSYMAVKRQFGQSARALPVGAIGAVFEEVERGTVDYGVVPVENSTEGGINHTLDSFVESDLKISAEIALEIVLCLLVRPGVELAEIERIYSIPVAAGQCRRWLAGNLPRATIVESRSTTDAAQRALDDAKGAAVASEVAAKIYGLQVLRRKIEDLSHNMTRFFVLGRQQAEPTGRDKTSVLLITRDEPGILYRVLGTFAERGLNMSKIESRPSRRRPWEYVFFVDVDGHERDPQVAAALAAVKQICDVVKVLGSYPRAEAV from the coding sequence ATGGCCAAGGAGCAAGGACCGCCGGAGCAAAACGCCGAGCTGGCGAAAATGCGGGCGCAGATTGACGGCACCGACGACGAGATCTTGCGCCTTCTCAACCAGCGGGCGGCCTTCGTGGCGAAGGTGGCGACGCTGAAAGAGCAGCTGCAGGTGCCGTTCTATGTTCCCTCGCGCGAGCGCCAGATCGCCGAACGCCTGTCGGCGACCAATCCCGGGCCCTTTCCCACCGAGGCCATTCGGCTGGTCTTCCAGGAGATCTTCAGCGCCTGCCTGTCGCTGGAGAAGACCGTGCGCGTGGCTTACCTGGGACCGGAAGGCAGCTTCTCGTACATGGCGGTCAAGCGGCAGTTTGGCCAATCGGCGCGCGCGCTGCCGGTGGGCGCCATCGGTGCGGTGTTCGAAGAGGTCGAGCGCGGCACCGTCGATTACGGCGTGGTCCCGGTCGAGAACTCCACCGAGGGCGGCATCAACCACACCCTGGACAGCTTCGTCGAGAGCGACCTCAAGATCAGCGCGGAGATCGCCCTCGAGATCGTGCTCTGCCTGCTGGTGCGGCCAGGGGTCGAGCTGGCAGAGATCGAACGCATCTATTCGATCCCGGTGGCGGCGGGGCAGTGCCGCCGCTGGCTGGCTGGCAACCTGCCGCGCGCGACGATCGTCGAGTCGCGGTCGACGACCGACGCGGCGCAACGGGCGCTGGACGACGCCAAAGGCGCGGCGGTGGCGTCGGAGGTGGCGGCGAAGATCTATGGATTGCAGGTCCTGCGCCGAAAGATCGAGGACCTTTCGCACAACATGACCCGCTTTTTCGTCCTCGGCCGCCAGCAGGCCGAGCCGACCGGCCGGGACAAGACGTCGGTTCTGCTGATCACCCGCGACGAGCCCGGGATCTTGTACCGCGTGTTGGGCACGTTCGCCGAGCGCGGACTGAACATGAGCAAGATCGAAAGCCGTCCCTCGCGGCGGCGCCCCTGGGAGTACGTCTTCTTCGTCGACGTCGACGGCCACGAGCGCGATCCGCAGGTGGCGGCGGCGCTGGCGGCGGTGAAGCAGATCTGCGACGTGGTGAAGGTGCTGGGTTCGTACCCGCGCGCCGAGGCGGTCTAG
- a CDS encoding fumarylacetoacetate hydrolase family protein: MKLGTVRDGSRDGALVVVAADGQTFTRAGAIAPSLQGALDDWRHTEAPLRALAHALESGRAPAEPVDPPRMSSPLPRAFEWVDGSAYLNHIILVRQARNAEPPATLTTDPLVYQGGSGVLLGPCDDIPLADAGWGLDFESEVAVILGDVPQGTSAAGAEATVRLVLLANDITLRNLVPAELAKGFGFFNAKPATAFSPFAVTPDELGPAWRDGRLHRHLRTVYNGQLVGDVDAGPEMHFSFFDLIAHIARTRAFTAGTILGSGTVSSAERARGVSCLAERRAIETIDAGAPQTPFMKAGDTILIEMLDDDDRSIFGRITQKVIKGR; this comes from the coding sequence ATGAAGCTGGGGACGGTACGCGACGGCAGTCGCGACGGTGCGCTGGTGGTGGTGGCGGCCGACGGGCAGACCTTCACCCGCGCCGGCGCCATCGCTCCGTCGCTGCAGGGAGCGCTGGACGACTGGCGCCACACCGAGGCGCCCTTGCGCGCGCTGGCCCACGCGCTCGAGAGTGGGCGCGCTCCTGCCGAGCCGGTGGACCCGCCGCGCATGTCCAGTCCCCTGCCCCGCGCCTTCGAATGGGTCGACGGATCGGCGTATCTGAACCACATCATTCTTGTCCGCCAGGCGCGCAACGCCGAGCCACCCGCCACGCTGACGACCGATCCGTTGGTGTATCAAGGCGGCTCGGGCGTGCTGCTCGGCCCCTGCGATGACATTCCACTTGCCGACGCCGGCTGGGGCCTGGATTTCGAGAGCGAGGTTGCCGTCATTCTAGGCGACGTCCCGCAGGGCACCAGCGCCGCCGGCGCCGAGGCCACCGTGCGTCTGGTGCTGCTGGCCAACGACATCACCCTGCGCAACCTGGTTCCGGCCGAGCTGGCCAAGGGGTTCGGCTTCTTCAACGCCAAGCCAGCGACGGCATTCTCGCCCTTCGCGGTGACCCCGGACGAGCTGGGACCGGCCTGGCGCGACGGCCGCCTGCACCGCCACTTACGAACTGTTTACAACGGGCAACTGGTGGGCGACGTCGACGCCGGGCCGGAGATGCACTTTTCCTTCTTTGATCTCATCGCCCACATCGCTCGCACCCGCGCCTTCACCGCCGGCACCATCCTGGGCAGCGGCACGGTGTCCAGCGCCGAGCGGGCGCGCGGCGTCTCTTGCCTGGCCGAGCGGCGGGCCATCGAGACCATCGACGCCGGCGCGCCGCAAACGCCTTTCATGAAGGCCGGCGACACCATCTTGATCGAGATGCTGGACGACGACGACCGCAGCATCTTTGGCCGCATCACGCAGAAGGTAATCAAAGGACGGTGA
- the maiA gene encoding maleylacetoacetate isomerase encodes MKLYGYWRSSSAWRVRIALGLKGIQHDYEAVRLAREGGQQHEAPFTAKNPLAQVPLLELDARPGEAAPRRIAQSMAILEFLEEHFPTPALLPADPWLRARARQLAEVVNSGIQPYQNMPLLNYVKDVLGGDEMAAARFFNHRGLTALETLAKETAGDFLVGNAPTFADVYLVPQMYSARRFSLDVTSFPTLSRVEAACAALPAIHAAHPDQQADKPATG; translated from the coding sequence ATGAAACTCTATGGATACTGGCGCAGCTCGTCGGCCTGGCGGGTGCGGATCGCCCTGGGATTGAAAGGGATTCAGCACGACTACGAAGCCGTGCGCCTGGCGCGCGAAGGAGGTCAGCAACACGAAGCGCCGTTCACCGCCAAGAACCCGCTGGCCCAGGTGCCGCTGCTGGAACTGGACGCCCGCCCCGGCGAAGCGGCGCCGCGCCGGATCGCTCAGTCGATGGCCATCCTGGAATTTCTCGAGGAACATTTTCCCACCCCGGCGCTGTTGCCCGCTGATCCTTGGCTGCGGGCCCGAGCGCGACAACTGGCAGAGGTGGTGAACTCCGGCATTCAGCCCTACCAGAACATGCCGCTGCTCAATTACGTCAAGGACGTTCTTGGCGGCGACGAGATGGCGGCGGCGCGTTTTTTCAACCACCGCGGGCTGACGGCGCTCGAGACCTTGGCCAAGGAAACCGCCGGGGACTTTCTGGTCGGCAACGCCCCGACCTTCGCCGATGTTTATCTGGTGCCCCAGATGTACAGCGCGCGCCGGTTCTCCCTCGACGTCACGTCGTTCCCGACGCTGTCGCGCGTGGAGGCCGCGTGCGCCGCGCTGCCGGCGATCCACGCCGCCCACCCCGACCAGCAGGCGGACAAGCCAGCGACGGGGTAA
- a CDS encoding VOC family protein codes for MAAVTKKEPIGIVKVEALHYYVRDLERTRRFFVDQLDFAELGHSSPEMDREGRQHAAAFQAGDAVFVIHQPIGEGGRAWRYLRKHPEGVGTLVFQVEDIDRAFRLLDERGGTFITDVQRFSEDGGTLAMFSITTPFGDTTFRFTERKGYRSLFPGMIAADGPRAGGNRFGFSQIDHVTSNFQTMKPALLWMEHVLGLEQLWEIAFHTNDVAATPAVRDHAAHGSGLKSVVMWDPRSGVKFANNEPFRPFFKNSQINIFAEDNRGDGVQHSALAVADIVGAVRALRARGVEFMSTPGSYFDMLPARLETIGVGRIDEEIETLRQLEILVDGEREHQYLLQIFLKEAAGLHHDPEAGPFFFEIIQRKGDQGFGAGNFRALFEAIERDQLSHRSTVI; via the coding sequence ATGGCCGCGGTGACGAAGAAAGAGCCCATCGGCATCGTCAAGGTGGAAGCCTTGCACTACTACGTGCGCGACCTCGAGCGCACGCGCCGCTTCTTCGTCGACCAGCTGGACTTCGCCGAGCTTGGCCACAGCAGCCCGGAGATGGATCGCGAAGGCCGCCAGCACGCGGCCGCTTTTCAAGCCGGCGACGCCGTGTTCGTCATCCACCAGCCGATCGGCGAGGGCGGCCGCGCCTGGCGGTATCTGCGCAAGCATCCGGAGGGCGTGGGCACGCTGGTCTTCCAGGTGGAAGACATCGACCGCGCCTTTCGCTTGCTGGACGAACGCGGCGGCACCTTCATCACCGATGTCCAGCGCTTTTCCGAAGACGGCGGGACGCTGGCGATGTTCTCCATCACCACGCCCTTCGGCGACACCACGTTTCGCTTCACAGAGCGCAAAGGCTATCGGTCTTTGTTCCCGGGCATGATCGCTGCCGACGGGCCGCGGGCGGGTGGCAATCGGTTTGGCTTTTCGCAGATCGATCACGTGACCTCGAACTTCCAGACCATGAAGCCGGCGCTGCTGTGGATGGAGCACGTCCTGGGGCTGGAGCAGCTCTGGGAGATCGCCTTTCACACCAATGACGTGGCGGCGACCCCGGCCGTTCGAGACCACGCCGCGCACGGGTCCGGCCTGAAGTCGGTGGTGATGTGGGATCCGCGCTCCGGGGTGAAGTTCGCCAACAACGAACCGTTCCGGCCGTTCTTCAAGAATTCGCAGATCAATATCTTCGCCGAGGACAACCGCGGCGACGGCGTCCAACATTCGGCGCTGGCCGTGGCCGACATCGTGGGCGCCGTGCGCGCGTTGCGTGCCCGCGGCGTTGAATTCATGTCCACGCCCGGCAGCTACTTCGACATGCTGCCGGCGCGCCTCGAGACCATCGGCGTGGGCCGCATCGACGAGGAGATCGAAACCCTGCGCCAGCTGGAAATCCTGGTCGACGGCGAGCGCGAGCATCAGTACCTGCTGCAGATCTTTTTGAAAGAGGCGGCCGGCCTGCACCACGATCCGGAGGCCGGGCCGTTCTTCTTCGAGATCATCCAGCGCAAGGGCGATCAGGGCTTTGGCGCCGGCAACTTCCGCGCCCTGTTCGAGGCCATCGAGCGCGACCAGCTGTCCCACCGCTCGACGGTGATATAG